A section of the Triticum dicoccoides isolate Atlit2015 ecotype Zavitan chromosome 7A, WEW_v2.0, whole genome shotgun sequence genome encodes:
- the LOC119332117 gene encoding profilin-1, whose amino-acid sequence MSWQTYVDDHLCCEIDGQHLTSAAILGHDGSVWAESPNFPKFKPEEIAGIVKDFEEPGHLAPTGLFLGGTKYMVIQGEPGVVIRGKKGTGGITIKKTGMALILGIYDEPMTPGQCNLVVERLGDYLVEQGF is encoded by the exons ATGTCGTGGCAGACGTACGTCGACGACCACCTGTGCTGCGAGATCGACGGCCAGCACCTCACCTCCGCCGCCATCCTCGGCCACGACGGCAGCGTCTGGGCCGAGTCCCCCAACTTCCCCAAG TTCAAGCCTGAGGAGATTGCTGGCATCGTTAAAGACTTTGAAGAACCTGGACACCTTGCACCAACTGGTCTTTTCCTTGGAGGCACAAAGTACATGGTCATCCAAGGTGAACCTGGGGTTGTCATCCGAGGAAAGAAG GGCACCGGTGGCATTACTATCAAGAAGACCGGCATGGCCCTGATTCTTGGTATCTACGATGAGCCCATGACTCCTGGCCAGTGCAATTTGGTCGTGGAGAGGCTCGGCGACTACCTGGTCGAGCAGGGTTTCTAA